In the Ictalurus punctatus breed USDA103 chromosome 7, Coco_2.0, whole genome shotgun sequence genome, one interval contains:
- the LOC108261723 gene encoding C-C motif chemokine 3-like 1, with translation MVSHSLLLVLLVLLVLLGLTCLQSFTPAYNGHGPGQCCFNYQTHPIPAKYITAYEETEHQCTKPGVIFTLNKGRRVCADPGVESVKNIMEIIDRRFFT, from the exons AtggtctctcattctctcctgCTGGTTCTGCTGGTTCTGCTGGTTCTGCTGGGTCTCACCTGCCTTCAGTCCTTCACACCGGCCTACA ATGGACATGGACCAGGACAGTGCTGTTTCAATTACCAGACACATCCAATCCCTGCAAAATATATTACAGCGTATGAAGAAACAGAGCATCAGTGTACAAAACCTGGAGTCAT CTTTACCCTAAATAAAGGTCGTCGTGTGTGTGCAGACCCCGGCGTCGAGTCGGTGAAGAACATCATGGAAATAATTGACCGGCGCTTTTTTACCTGA
- the LOC108267155 gene encoding C-C motif chemokine 3-like 1 gives MVSRSLLLVLLVLLGLTCLQSFTPAHNGHGPSKCCFNYQTHPIPVTFITAYEETEHQCTKPGVIFTLNKGRRVCADPGVEWVKNIMEIIDRRFFT, from the exons atGGTCTCTCGTTCTCTCCTGCTGGTTCTGCTGGTTCTGCTGGGTCTCACCTGCCTTCAGTCCTTCACACCAGCCCACA ATGGACATGGACCAAGTAAGTGCTGTTTCAATTACCAGACACATCCAATCCCTGTAACATTCATTACAGCGTATGAAGAAACAGAGCATCAGTGTACAAAACCTGGAGTCAT CTTTACCCTAAATAAAGGTCGTCGTGTGTGTGCAGACCCCGGCGTCGAGTGGGTGAAGAACATCATGGAAATAATTGACCGGCGCTTTTTTACCTGA